In Apteryx mantelli isolate bAptMan1 chromosome 16, bAptMan1.hap1, whole genome shotgun sequence, a single genomic region encodes these proteins:
- the NUDT1 gene encoding oxidized purine nucleoside triphosphate hydrolase isoform X1 — translation MFTSRLFTLVLVVQPPRVLLGMKKRGFGAGLWNGFGGKVQPGESIEEAARRELLEESGLTVDTLQKMGQITFEFVGNSELMEVHIFRADDFHGEPTESDEMRPQWFQLDEVPFNHMWADDVYWFPLLLQKKLFRGYFKFQGQDTILEHTLKEVEEV, via the exons ATGTTCACGTCCCGGCTCTTCACGCTGGTGCTGGTGGTGCAGCCGCCCCGCGTCCTCCTGGGCATGAAGAAGCGCGGGTTCGGAGCGGGGCTCTGGAACGGCTTCGGGGGGAAGGTGCAGCCGGGCGAGAGCATCGAGGAGGCCGCTCGCAG GGAGCTTCTGGAGGAGAGTGGATTGACTGTGGACACCTTGCAGAAGATGGGGCAGATCACATTTGAATTTGTAGGCAACTCTGAACTCATGGAAGTTCACATTTTCCGGGCAGATGATTTTCATGGAGAGCCAACAGAAAGCGATG AAATGCGTCCACAATGGTTTCAGCTGGATGAGGTGCCATTCAATCACATGTGGGCAGACGATGTCTATTGGTTTCCCCTGCTGCTTCAGAAAAAGTTGTTTCGTGGCTATTTTAAGTTCCAGGGACAAGACACGATCCTGGAGCATACCCTGAAAGAAGTGGAGGAAGTTTAA
- the MRM2 gene encoding rRNA methyltransferase 2, mitochondrial, which yields MARRGACAGGSCWGLVSRSLQRGRFHTAVPFLKRKTGADHQWLERHLKDPFVKAAKQQNYRCRSAFKLLEIDDKLRILRPGFSVLDCGAAPGAWSQVAVERVNALGTDPTVPTGFVLGIDLQRISPLDGAVFLSEADVTDPGTLRTIHSLLPAKKVDVILSDMAPNATGIKELDHQKLINLCLGLLNLSQSVLKPKGTLLCKFWDGQESRLLQGRLKEQFQDVRTIKPQASRKDSAESYYLARQYKGK from the exons atggcgcggcgcggcgcctgcGCCGGGGGCAG CTGCTGGGGTTTGGTGAGCCGTTCTCTGCAGCGTGGACGCTTCCACACTGCGGTGCCGTTCCTGAAGAGAAAAACGGGAGCAGATCACCAGTGGCTGGAACGGCATCTGAAGGATCCCTTTGTCAAGGCAGCGAAACAGCAGAATTACCGTTGCCGAAGTGCCTTCAAATTACTGGAGATAGATGACAAGCTTCGTATCCTTCGTCCAGGATTTTCTGTTCTTGACTGTGGAGCCGCACCTGGTGCGTGGAGTCAGGTTGCTGTAGAGAGGGTCAATGCCTTAGGCACTG ATCCTACTGTCCCTACTGGTTTTGTCCTTGGAATTGACCTTCAGCGCATTTCCCCACTGGACGGAGCAGTCTTCCTGTCAGAGGCTGACGTTACAGACCCAGGCACGCTTAGGACAATTCACAGTCTGCTTCCTGCAAAGAAGGTGGATGTTATCTTGAGTGACATGGCACCTAATGCAACAGGCATCAAAGAACTGGACCATCAGAAGTTGATCAACTTGTGTTTAGGCCTTCTGAATCTGTCTCAGAGTGTTTTAAAGCCAAAAGGAACTCTACTCTGTAAATTTTGGGATGGACAGGAGTCCCGCCTTCTTCAAGGCAGACTGAAGGAGCAGTTTCAAGACGTGAGAACTATAAAGCCTCAGGCCAGCCGGAAGGACTCTGCTGAATCTTATTACTTGGCAAGACAGTACAAAGGGAAATGA
- the NUDT1 gene encoding oxidized purine nucleoside triphosphate hydrolase isoform X2 yields MKKRGFGAGLWNGFGGKVQPGESIEEAARRELLEESGLTVDTLQKMGQITFEFVGNSELMEVHIFRADDFHGEPTESDEMRPQWFQLDEVPFNHMWADDVYWFPLLLQKKLFRGYFKFQGQDTILEHTLKEVEEV; encoded by the exons ATGAAGAAGCGCGGGTTCGGAGCGGGGCTCTGGAACGGCTTCGGGGGGAAGGTGCAGCCGGGCGAGAGCATCGAGGAGGCCGCTCGCAG GGAGCTTCTGGAGGAGAGTGGATTGACTGTGGACACCTTGCAGAAGATGGGGCAGATCACATTTGAATTTGTAGGCAACTCTGAACTCATGGAAGTTCACATTTTCCGGGCAGATGATTTTCATGGAGAGCCAACAGAAAGCGATG AAATGCGTCCACAATGGTTTCAGCTGGATGAGGTGCCATTCAATCACATGTGGGCAGACGATGTCTATTGGTTTCCCCTGCTGCTTCAGAAAAAGTTGTTTCGTGGCTATTTTAAGTTCCAGGGACAAGACACGATCCTGGAGCATACCCTGAAAGAAGTGGAGGAAGTTTAA